The following coding sequences are from one Cyprinus carpio isolate SPL01 chromosome A24, ASM1834038v1, whole genome shotgun sequence window:
- the LOC109069209 gene encoding SRC kinase signaling inhibitor 1-like isoform X1 produces the protein MLRGDDAEYQRRYHTLGSNTRRLSNPDMEAFAKLHKSGDMEHQRNKYPPQHAATLVNTNCARQQQPHYWSFKARTPRSAAGLQQHSLGEQAGGRVCYASAESLESMADAELPLGFSRSNILRQSLPLARSPSQAKLRAPAVLFLQFGDETRRVHITHELTSMETLHALIVHMFPQKLTMGALRSPGTALLIKDEARNIFYELEDPRDIHDRCLIKIYCREAPLRDTHYNAQHTAHTVHHTHIANGDLRRELVYTSRESSPTRRLNTLPSSSPPSGSPSRSQSRLSYTGGRPSSYAGPHASPQLHPYQQHHAHPGGHAPQQAGHAHPAFCSSQSAILERRDVKPDEEITSSSKSVVLLKNEAIYADPYTLVQDPRLNVASPQALAYRRGSVRSIGGYPAAALQCELEGALYRPGGPIYADPYAAMGFRTLPPASPQKLSDGRDPYGSHPGRGSPGRHGFRKDGTVYIESPKNRPGGPPLEQICMLGGPGGDGGPLPVYGSTLPGNEETRERMEAMEKQIASLTGLVQSVLTRGPDSPEKTETASDCSAPETGRFRKQKVSSPSAPLALMPPPPTAASQPIAMSRSQMQLHLTDLQQHTAELRKQLTQLRQLQLQNQDSVQALLRQTESDLGMCLIEATRTQEDPLQRQRLLVEEERLRYLNEEELIIQQLHDLERSVEEMRMGAGLNHHLVTEQEIEQKSLELRRLGETVTDLKNQFPNLQSKMRVVLRVEVEAVKFLKEEPLRLEALLKRCRNITNTLALLRRQVSEGVWRTPDDFSSSVSSASDPDYSRSSDLDILTSPSLNLPDLGGTLLGTATLSASLGTNTSNPGLTSASSIGCTTSLSNVLGSAVGASMSSGGIPGSTTLGNWLAGAGVTDPIMPELDSTSTGPIKTSGLEDLPARRESDKGVSVEVRLAAERDWEEKRASLTQFSAQDINRLLEETQAELMKAIPDLDFAAKQITKPAVPPKPQLSSLPAPGSASSTPTLTPEHQPSKIPPKPPSKDGIPRRGSGELTVPRYRTEKLSKSPPPPPPRRSFPSGLGLTTNSSGEVITINKSVKKLEKLENREDAEVPTQSQTPPVKLRRPSTSDGPRPSSTPPVIAASGMKEDEDEDEKIMAELEAFQRVPVRLRVTAEAQSPAEVTPNSVDRAGQWISNSLWREPVGTPPGSAKLVQPSAASRLRHLQQSSLERRSRKQQEEFPKLQQGQQQVNTSWRR, from the exons GCGCGGACTCCACGCAGCGCAGCGGGGCTGCAGCAGCACTCACTGGGCGAGCAGGCAGGAGGGCGAGTTTGTTATGCGTCTGCGGAGAGTTTGGAAAGCATGGCCGACGCAGAGCTGCCGCTGGGCTTCAGTCGCTCCAACATCCTCAGACAGAGTCTTCCACTGGCACGATCACCCAGTCAGGCTAAACTGAGAGCACCAG CGGTGTTGTTTTTGCAGTTTGGTGACGAGACTCGGCGTGTGCACATCACTCATGAGCTGACCAGCATGGAGACGCTTCACGCCCTCATCGTGCACATGTTCCCTCAGAAACTGACGATGGGTGCGTTGCGTTCACCCGGCACAGCTCTCCTTATAAAGGATGAGGCACGTAACATCTTCTACGAGCTGGAGGACCCTCGTGACATCCACGACCGATGTCTCATCAAGATTTACTGCAGAGAGGCTCCGCTACGAGACACACACTACAATGCACAACACACAGCCCACAcagtacaccacacacacatcgcCAATGGAGACCTGCGG AGAGAGCTGGTGTACACCTCGAGGGAATCGTCTCCCACGCGGCGTTTAAACACACTACCGTCTTCCTCTCCTCCCTCTGGATCTCCGTCACGCTCGCAATCACGTCTTTCTTACACAGGTGGGCGTCCGTCCTCTTATGCGGGTCCCCATGCGTCACCTCAGCTCCACCCATATCAGCAACACCACGCCCACCCTGGAGGCCACGCCCCCCAGCAGGCTGGCCACGCCCACCCTGCATTTTGCTCCTCCCAAAGTGCCATTCTAGAACGGCGTGATGTGAAACCAGACGAGGAAATTACATCATCCTCGAAAAGCGTGGTGTTGCTAAAAAACGAAGCGATATACGCAGACCCATACACACTCGTCCAGGATCCTCGGCTCAACGTTGCCTCGCCGCAAGCTCTGGCATACCGCCGCGGATCTGTGCGCTCTATTGGTGGCTACCCTGCCGCTGCATTGCAATGTGAGCTCGAGGGCGCCCTCTACAGGCCTGGCGGTCCTATATACGCAGATCCATATGCTGCGATGGGCTTCCGCACCCTACCTCCAGCCTCGCCTCAAAAACTGTCTGATGGCAGGGATCCGTATGGCAGCCACCCGGGACGAGGGTCCCCTGGGAGACATGGGTTTCGTAAAGATGGCACTGTGTACATAGAGAGTCCCAAGAATCGTCCAGGAGGACCACCTCTGGAGCAGATATGTATGCTTGGGGGCCCCGGAGGAGATGGAGGACCATTACCAGTGTACGGCTCAACATTACCTGGTAATGAAGAGACCAG agaGCGCAtggaggccatggagaagcagATAGCCAGTTTAACTGGATTAGTTCAGAGCGTTTTGACCCGAGGACCAGACAGCCC TGAGAAAACAGAAACAGCAAGTGACTGCTCTGCACCAGAGA ctggaaggtttagaaaacaaaaag TATCGTCACCATCTGCTCCGCTGGCCCTGATGCCGCCTCCGCCCACTGCAGCCTCTCAGCCAATAGCAATGTCCCGTTCACAAATGCAGCTGCACCTTACTGACCTGCAGCAGCACACAGCTGAACTGCGCAAACAGCTGACACAACTGCGCCagttacag TTGCAGAATCAGGACTCCGTTCAGGCATTACTGAGGCAGACGGAGTCTGATTTGGGGATGTGTCTGATCGAGGCGACTCGCACACAAGAAGATCCATTACAGCGTCAGCGTCTTCTTGTTGAAGAAGAGAGGCTACGCTACCTTAATGAAGAAGAACTTATTATACAACAACTACA TGATCTCGAGCGCTCGGTGGAGGAAATGAGGATGGGGGCGGGACTTAACCATCACCTGGTGACAGAACAGGAAATAGAACAGAAGAGTCTGGAGCTCAGGAGACTGGGAGAGACTGTCACTGACCTCAAGA ATCAGTTCCCCAATTTACAAAGTAAGATGCGTGTGGTGTTGAGGGTGGAGGTGGAAGCCGTCAAGTTTCTGAAAGAGGAACCGCTGAGACTGGAGGCCCTGTTGAAACGCTGCAGAAACATCACCAATACACTCGCTCTACTACGAAG gcAGGTATCAGAAGGTGTGTGGAGGACACCCGATGACTTCAGTAGTTCAGTTTCCAGTGCAAGTGACCCTGACTACAGCAGGAGCTCTGATCTAGATATTCTCACCAGCCCTTCTCTAAATCTGCCTGACTTAGGAGGCACCTTATTGGGCACTGCCACTCTTTCTGCCTCCCTGGGCACTAATACCTCAAACCCTGGCCTGACCAGTGCTTCTAGTATAG GATGTACCACTAGTCTGTCTAACGTGCTTGGCTCTGCCGTTGGTGCCAGTATGAGCAGCGGTGGTATTCCTGGCAGCACCACGCTGGGTAACTGGCTGGCAGGGGCCGGGGTGACAGATCCCATCATGCCTGAACTGGACAGCACCTCCACAGGGCCAATAAAGACCAGCGGCCTGGAAGATCTGCCCGCACGTAGAGAATCTGACAAAGGAGTGTCTGTGGAGGTCCGACTG GCTGCAGAGCGAGACTGGGAGGAGAAGAGAGCCAGTTTAACTCAGTTCAGTGCTCAAGACATCAATCGTCTGCTGGAGGAAACTCAAGCTGAGCTGATGAAGGCCATTCCAGATCTGGACTTTGCCGCCAAGCAGATCACCAAACCGGCCGTACCGCCAAAACCCCAGCTGTCCTCCCTCCCAGCACCTGGTTCAGCCTCCTCCACTCCTACCTTAACACCTGAACACCAGCCCAGCAAAATCCCACCAAAACCACCCAGCAAAGACGGCATCCCACGCAGGGGATCAG GGGAGTTGACTGTGCCACGGTATCGCACAGAGAAGCTGTCCAAGTCTCCGCCCCCTCCTCCTCCACGACGAAGTTTCCCATCAGGTCTTGGGCTCACGACCAACAGCAGTGGAGAAGTTATCACCATAAACAAGAGTGTGAAG AAGTTGGAGAAGCTAGAGAACAGAGAGGATGCTGAAGTACCGACTCAATCCCAGACACCTCCAGTCAAACTGAGACGCCCATCGACCTCCGACGGGCCCCGACCTTCATCCACACCTCCGGTCATCGCTGCTTCTGGGATGaaggaagatgaggatgaagatgagaaGATAATGGCAGAGCTAGAG GCATTTCAGAGAGTCCCAGTGAGACTGAGGGTCACTGCTGAGGCCCAAAGCCCTGCTGAGGTCACTCCTAACAGTGTTGACAGGGCAGGCCAGTGGATCAGCAACTCTCTGTGGCGAGAG CCTGTAGGCACTCCTCCGGGCTCCGCCAAACTGGTGCAGCCATCTGCCGCGTCCCGTCTGCGGCACCTGCAGCAGAGCAGCCTGGAGCGCAGGAGCAGGAAACAGCAGGAGGAATTCCCAAAGCTCCAGCAGGGTCAGCAGCAG
- the LOC109069209 gene encoding SRC kinase signaling inhibitor 1-like isoform X2: protein MLRGDDAEYQRRYHTLGSNTRRLSNPDMEAFAKLHKSGDMEHQRNKYPPQHAATLVNTNCARQQPHYWSFKARTPRSAAGLQQHSLGEQAGGRVCYASAESLESMADAELPLGFSRSNILRQSLPLARSPSQAKLRAPAVLFLQFGDETRRVHITHELTSMETLHALIVHMFPQKLTMGALRSPGTALLIKDEARNIFYELEDPRDIHDRCLIKIYCREAPLRDTHYNAQHTAHTVHHTHIANGDLRRELVYTSRESSPTRRLNTLPSSSPPSGSPSRSQSRLSYTGGRPSSYAGPHASPQLHPYQQHHAHPGGHAPQQAGHAHPAFCSSQSAILERRDVKPDEEITSSSKSVVLLKNEAIYADPYTLVQDPRLNVASPQALAYRRGSVRSIGGYPAAALQCELEGALYRPGGPIYADPYAAMGFRTLPPASPQKLSDGRDPYGSHPGRGSPGRHGFRKDGTVYIESPKNRPGGPPLEQICMLGGPGGDGGPLPVYGSTLPGNEETRERMEAMEKQIASLTGLVQSVLTRGPDSPEKTETASDCSAPETGRFRKQKVSSPSAPLALMPPPPTAASQPIAMSRSQMQLHLTDLQQHTAELRKQLTQLRQLQLQNQDSVQALLRQTESDLGMCLIEATRTQEDPLQRQRLLVEEERLRYLNEEELIIQQLHDLERSVEEMRMGAGLNHHLVTEQEIEQKSLELRRLGETVTDLKNQFPNLQSKMRVVLRVEVEAVKFLKEEPLRLEALLKRCRNITNTLALLRRQVSEGVWRTPDDFSSSVSSASDPDYSRSSDLDILTSPSLNLPDLGGTLLGTATLSASLGTNTSNPGLTSASSIGCTTSLSNVLGSAVGASMSSGGIPGSTTLGNWLAGAGVTDPIMPELDSTSTGPIKTSGLEDLPARRESDKGVSVEVRLAAERDWEEKRASLTQFSAQDINRLLEETQAELMKAIPDLDFAAKQITKPAVPPKPQLSSLPAPGSASSTPTLTPEHQPSKIPPKPPSKDGIPRRGSGELTVPRYRTEKLSKSPPPPPPRRSFPSGLGLTTNSSGEVITINKSVKKLEKLENREDAEVPTQSQTPPVKLRRPSTSDGPRPSSTPPVIAASGMKEDEDEDEKIMAELEAFQRVPVRLRVTAEAQSPAEVTPNSVDRAGQWISNSLWREPVGTPPGSAKLVQPSAASRLRHLQQSSLERRSRKQQEEFPKLQQGQQQVNTSWRR from the exons GCGCGGACTCCACGCAGCGCAGCGGGGCTGCAGCAGCACTCACTGGGCGAGCAGGCAGGAGGGCGAGTTTGTTATGCGTCTGCGGAGAGTTTGGAAAGCATGGCCGACGCAGAGCTGCCGCTGGGCTTCAGTCGCTCCAACATCCTCAGACAGAGTCTTCCACTGGCACGATCACCCAGTCAGGCTAAACTGAGAGCACCAG CGGTGTTGTTTTTGCAGTTTGGTGACGAGACTCGGCGTGTGCACATCACTCATGAGCTGACCAGCATGGAGACGCTTCACGCCCTCATCGTGCACATGTTCCCTCAGAAACTGACGATGGGTGCGTTGCGTTCACCCGGCACAGCTCTCCTTATAAAGGATGAGGCACGTAACATCTTCTACGAGCTGGAGGACCCTCGTGACATCCACGACCGATGTCTCATCAAGATTTACTGCAGAGAGGCTCCGCTACGAGACACACACTACAATGCACAACACACAGCCCACAcagtacaccacacacacatcgcCAATGGAGACCTGCGG AGAGAGCTGGTGTACACCTCGAGGGAATCGTCTCCCACGCGGCGTTTAAACACACTACCGTCTTCCTCTCCTCCCTCTGGATCTCCGTCACGCTCGCAATCACGTCTTTCTTACACAGGTGGGCGTCCGTCCTCTTATGCGGGTCCCCATGCGTCACCTCAGCTCCACCCATATCAGCAACACCACGCCCACCCTGGAGGCCACGCCCCCCAGCAGGCTGGCCACGCCCACCCTGCATTTTGCTCCTCCCAAAGTGCCATTCTAGAACGGCGTGATGTGAAACCAGACGAGGAAATTACATCATCCTCGAAAAGCGTGGTGTTGCTAAAAAACGAAGCGATATACGCAGACCCATACACACTCGTCCAGGATCCTCGGCTCAACGTTGCCTCGCCGCAAGCTCTGGCATACCGCCGCGGATCTGTGCGCTCTATTGGTGGCTACCCTGCCGCTGCATTGCAATGTGAGCTCGAGGGCGCCCTCTACAGGCCTGGCGGTCCTATATACGCAGATCCATATGCTGCGATGGGCTTCCGCACCCTACCTCCAGCCTCGCCTCAAAAACTGTCTGATGGCAGGGATCCGTATGGCAGCCACCCGGGACGAGGGTCCCCTGGGAGACATGGGTTTCGTAAAGATGGCACTGTGTACATAGAGAGTCCCAAGAATCGTCCAGGAGGACCACCTCTGGAGCAGATATGTATGCTTGGGGGCCCCGGAGGAGATGGAGGACCATTACCAGTGTACGGCTCAACATTACCTGGTAATGAAGAGACCAG agaGCGCAtggaggccatggagaagcagATAGCCAGTTTAACTGGATTAGTTCAGAGCGTTTTGACCCGAGGACCAGACAGCCC TGAGAAAACAGAAACAGCAAGTGACTGCTCTGCACCAGAGA ctggaaggtttagaaaacaaaaag TATCGTCACCATCTGCTCCGCTGGCCCTGATGCCGCCTCCGCCCACTGCAGCCTCTCAGCCAATAGCAATGTCCCGTTCACAAATGCAGCTGCACCTTACTGACCTGCAGCAGCACACAGCTGAACTGCGCAAACAGCTGACACAACTGCGCCagttacag TTGCAGAATCAGGACTCCGTTCAGGCATTACTGAGGCAGACGGAGTCTGATTTGGGGATGTGTCTGATCGAGGCGACTCGCACACAAGAAGATCCATTACAGCGTCAGCGTCTTCTTGTTGAAGAAGAGAGGCTACGCTACCTTAATGAAGAAGAACTTATTATACAACAACTACA TGATCTCGAGCGCTCGGTGGAGGAAATGAGGATGGGGGCGGGACTTAACCATCACCTGGTGACAGAACAGGAAATAGAACAGAAGAGTCTGGAGCTCAGGAGACTGGGAGAGACTGTCACTGACCTCAAGA ATCAGTTCCCCAATTTACAAAGTAAGATGCGTGTGGTGTTGAGGGTGGAGGTGGAAGCCGTCAAGTTTCTGAAAGAGGAACCGCTGAGACTGGAGGCCCTGTTGAAACGCTGCAGAAACATCACCAATACACTCGCTCTACTACGAAG gcAGGTATCAGAAGGTGTGTGGAGGACACCCGATGACTTCAGTAGTTCAGTTTCCAGTGCAAGTGACCCTGACTACAGCAGGAGCTCTGATCTAGATATTCTCACCAGCCCTTCTCTAAATCTGCCTGACTTAGGAGGCACCTTATTGGGCACTGCCACTCTTTCTGCCTCCCTGGGCACTAATACCTCAAACCCTGGCCTGACCAGTGCTTCTAGTATAG GATGTACCACTAGTCTGTCTAACGTGCTTGGCTCTGCCGTTGGTGCCAGTATGAGCAGCGGTGGTATTCCTGGCAGCACCACGCTGGGTAACTGGCTGGCAGGGGCCGGGGTGACAGATCCCATCATGCCTGAACTGGACAGCACCTCCACAGGGCCAATAAAGACCAGCGGCCTGGAAGATCTGCCCGCACGTAGAGAATCTGACAAAGGAGTGTCTGTGGAGGTCCGACTG GCTGCAGAGCGAGACTGGGAGGAGAAGAGAGCCAGTTTAACTCAGTTCAGTGCTCAAGACATCAATCGTCTGCTGGAGGAAACTCAAGCTGAGCTGATGAAGGCCATTCCAGATCTGGACTTTGCCGCCAAGCAGATCACCAAACCGGCCGTACCGCCAAAACCCCAGCTGTCCTCCCTCCCAGCACCTGGTTCAGCCTCCTCCACTCCTACCTTAACACCTGAACACCAGCCCAGCAAAATCCCACCAAAACCACCCAGCAAAGACGGCATCCCACGCAGGGGATCAG GGGAGTTGACTGTGCCACGGTATCGCACAGAGAAGCTGTCCAAGTCTCCGCCCCCTCCTCCTCCACGACGAAGTTTCCCATCAGGTCTTGGGCTCACGACCAACAGCAGTGGAGAAGTTATCACCATAAACAAGAGTGTGAAG AAGTTGGAGAAGCTAGAGAACAGAGAGGATGCTGAAGTACCGACTCAATCCCAGACACCTCCAGTCAAACTGAGACGCCCATCGACCTCCGACGGGCCCCGACCTTCATCCACACCTCCGGTCATCGCTGCTTCTGGGATGaaggaagatgaggatgaagatgagaaGATAATGGCAGAGCTAGAG GCATTTCAGAGAGTCCCAGTGAGACTGAGGGTCACTGCTGAGGCCCAAAGCCCTGCTGAGGTCACTCCTAACAGTGTTGACAGGGCAGGCCAGTGGATCAGCAACTCTCTGTGGCGAGAG CCTGTAGGCACTCCTCCGGGCTCCGCCAAACTGGTGCAGCCATCTGCCGCGTCCCGTCTGCGGCACCTGCAGCAGAGCAGCCTGGAGCGCAGGAGCAGGAAACAGCAGGAGGAATTCCCAAAGCTCCAGCAGGGTCAGCAGCAG
- the LOC109069209 gene encoding SRC kinase signaling inhibitor 1-like isoform X3, which translates to MLRGDDAEYQRRYHTLGSNTRRLSNPDMEAFAKLHKSGDMEHQRNKYPPQHAATLVNTNCARQQQPHYWSFKARTPRSAAGLQQHSLGEQAGGRVCYASAESLESMADAELPLGFSRSNILRQSLPLARSPSQAKLRAPAVLFLQFGDETRRVHITHELTSMETLHALIVHMFPQKLTMGALRSPGTALLIKDEARNIFYELEDPRDIHDRCLIKIYCREAPLRDTHYNAQHTAHTVHHTHIANGDLRRELVYTSRESSPTRRLNTLPSSSPPSGSPSRSQSRLSYTGGRPSSYAGPHASPQLHPYQQHHAHPGGHAPQQAGHAHPAFCSSQSAILERRDVKPDEEITSSSKSVVLLKNEAIYADPYTLVQDPRLNVASPQALAYRRGSVRSIGGYPAAALQCELEGALYRPGGPIYADPYAAMGFRTLPPASPQKLSDGRDPYGSHPGRGSPGRHGFRKDGTVYIESPKNRPGGPPLEQICMLGGPGGDGGPLPVYGSTLPGNEETRERMEAMEKQIASLTGLVQSVLTRGPDSPEKTETASDCSAPEISSPSAPLALMPPPPTAASQPIAMSRSQMQLHLTDLQQHTAELRKQLTQLRQLQLQNQDSVQALLRQTESDLGMCLIEATRTQEDPLQRQRLLVEEERLRYLNEEELIIQQLHDLERSVEEMRMGAGLNHHLVTEQEIEQKSLELRRLGETVTDLKNQFPNLQSKMRVVLRVEVEAVKFLKEEPLRLEALLKRCRNITNTLALLRRQVSEGVWRTPDDFSSSVSSASDPDYSRSSDLDILTSPSLNLPDLGGTLLGTATLSASLGTNTSNPGLTSASSIGCTTSLSNVLGSAVGASMSSGGIPGSTTLGNWLAGAGVTDPIMPELDSTSTGPIKTSGLEDLPARRESDKGVSVEVRLAAERDWEEKRASLTQFSAQDINRLLEETQAELMKAIPDLDFAAKQITKPAVPPKPQLSSLPAPGSASSTPTLTPEHQPSKIPPKPPSKDGIPRRGSGELTVPRYRTEKLSKSPPPPPPRRSFPSGLGLTTNSSGEVITINKSVKKLEKLENREDAEVPTQSQTPPVKLRRPSTSDGPRPSSTPPVIAASGMKEDEDEDEKIMAELEAFQRVPVRLRVTAEAQSPAEVTPNSVDRAGQWISNSLWREPVGTPPGSAKLVQPSAASRLRHLQQSSLERRSRKQQEEFPKLQQGQQQVNTSWRR; encoded by the exons GCGCGGACTCCACGCAGCGCAGCGGGGCTGCAGCAGCACTCACTGGGCGAGCAGGCAGGAGGGCGAGTTTGTTATGCGTCTGCGGAGAGTTTGGAAAGCATGGCCGACGCAGAGCTGCCGCTGGGCTTCAGTCGCTCCAACATCCTCAGACAGAGTCTTCCACTGGCACGATCACCCAGTCAGGCTAAACTGAGAGCACCAG CGGTGTTGTTTTTGCAGTTTGGTGACGAGACTCGGCGTGTGCACATCACTCATGAGCTGACCAGCATGGAGACGCTTCACGCCCTCATCGTGCACATGTTCCCTCAGAAACTGACGATGGGTGCGTTGCGTTCACCCGGCACAGCTCTCCTTATAAAGGATGAGGCACGTAACATCTTCTACGAGCTGGAGGACCCTCGTGACATCCACGACCGATGTCTCATCAAGATTTACTGCAGAGAGGCTCCGCTACGAGACACACACTACAATGCACAACACACAGCCCACAcagtacaccacacacacatcgcCAATGGAGACCTGCGG AGAGAGCTGGTGTACACCTCGAGGGAATCGTCTCCCACGCGGCGTTTAAACACACTACCGTCTTCCTCTCCTCCCTCTGGATCTCCGTCACGCTCGCAATCACGTCTTTCTTACACAGGTGGGCGTCCGTCCTCTTATGCGGGTCCCCATGCGTCACCTCAGCTCCACCCATATCAGCAACACCACGCCCACCCTGGAGGCCACGCCCCCCAGCAGGCTGGCCACGCCCACCCTGCATTTTGCTCCTCCCAAAGTGCCATTCTAGAACGGCGTGATGTGAAACCAGACGAGGAAATTACATCATCCTCGAAAAGCGTGGTGTTGCTAAAAAACGAAGCGATATACGCAGACCCATACACACTCGTCCAGGATCCTCGGCTCAACGTTGCCTCGCCGCAAGCTCTGGCATACCGCCGCGGATCTGTGCGCTCTATTGGTGGCTACCCTGCCGCTGCATTGCAATGTGAGCTCGAGGGCGCCCTCTACAGGCCTGGCGGTCCTATATACGCAGATCCATATGCTGCGATGGGCTTCCGCACCCTACCTCCAGCCTCGCCTCAAAAACTGTCTGATGGCAGGGATCCGTATGGCAGCCACCCGGGACGAGGGTCCCCTGGGAGACATGGGTTTCGTAAAGATGGCACTGTGTACATAGAGAGTCCCAAGAATCGTCCAGGAGGACCACCTCTGGAGCAGATATGTATGCTTGGGGGCCCCGGAGGAGATGGAGGACCATTACCAGTGTACGGCTCAACATTACCTGGTAATGAAGAGACCAG agaGCGCAtggaggccatggagaagcagATAGCCAGTTTAACTGGATTAGTTCAGAGCGTTTTGACCCGAGGACCAGACAGCCC TGAGAAAACAGAAACAGCAAGTGACTGCTCTGCACCAGAGA TATCGTCACCATCTGCTCCGCTGGCCCTGATGCCGCCTCCGCCCACTGCAGCCTCTCAGCCAATAGCAATGTCCCGTTCACAAATGCAGCTGCACCTTACTGACCTGCAGCAGCACACAGCTGAACTGCGCAAACAGCTGACACAACTGCGCCagttacag TTGCAGAATCAGGACTCCGTTCAGGCATTACTGAGGCAGACGGAGTCTGATTTGGGGATGTGTCTGATCGAGGCGACTCGCACACAAGAAGATCCATTACAGCGTCAGCGTCTTCTTGTTGAAGAAGAGAGGCTACGCTACCTTAATGAAGAAGAACTTATTATACAACAACTACA TGATCTCGAGCGCTCGGTGGAGGAAATGAGGATGGGGGCGGGACTTAACCATCACCTGGTGACAGAACAGGAAATAGAACAGAAGAGTCTGGAGCTCAGGAGACTGGGAGAGACTGTCACTGACCTCAAGA ATCAGTTCCCCAATTTACAAAGTAAGATGCGTGTGGTGTTGAGGGTGGAGGTGGAAGCCGTCAAGTTTCTGAAAGAGGAACCGCTGAGACTGGAGGCCCTGTTGAAACGCTGCAGAAACATCACCAATACACTCGCTCTACTACGAAG gcAGGTATCAGAAGGTGTGTGGAGGACACCCGATGACTTCAGTAGTTCAGTTTCCAGTGCAAGTGACCCTGACTACAGCAGGAGCTCTGATCTAGATATTCTCACCAGCCCTTCTCTAAATCTGCCTGACTTAGGAGGCACCTTATTGGGCACTGCCACTCTTTCTGCCTCCCTGGGCACTAATACCTCAAACCCTGGCCTGACCAGTGCTTCTAGTATAG GATGTACCACTAGTCTGTCTAACGTGCTTGGCTCTGCCGTTGGTGCCAGTATGAGCAGCGGTGGTATTCCTGGCAGCACCACGCTGGGTAACTGGCTGGCAGGGGCCGGGGTGACAGATCCCATCATGCCTGAACTGGACAGCACCTCCACAGGGCCAATAAAGACCAGCGGCCTGGAAGATCTGCCCGCACGTAGAGAATCTGACAAAGGAGTGTCTGTGGAGGTCCGACTG GCTGCAGAGCGAGACTGGGAGGAGAAGAGAGCCAGTTTAACTCAGTTCAGTGCTCAAGACATCAATCGTCTGCTGGAGGAAACTCAAGCTGAGCTGATGAAGGCCATTCCAGATCTGGACTTTGCCGCCAAGCAGATCACCAAACCGGCCGTACCGCCAAAACCCCAGCTGTCCTCCCTCCCAGCACCTGGTTCAGCCTCCTCCACTCCTACCTTAACACCTGAACACCAGCCCAGCAAAATCCCACCAAAACCACCCAGCAAAGACGGCATCCCACGCAGGGGATCAG GGGAGTTGACTGTGCCACGGTATCGCACAGAGAAGCTGTCCAAGTCTCCGCCCCCTCCTCCTCCACGACGAAGTTTCCCATCAGGTCTTGGGCTCACGACCAACAGCAGTGGAGAAGTTATCACCATAAACAAGAGTGTGAAG AAGTTGGAGAAGCTAGAGAACAGAGAGGATGCTGAAGTACCGACTCAATCCCAGACACCTCCAGTCAAACTGAGACGCCCATCGACCTCCGACGGGCCCCGACCTTCATCCACACCTCCGGTCATCGCTGCTTCTGGGATGaaggaagatgaggatgaagatgagaaGATAATGGCAGAGCTAGAG GCATTTCAGAGAGTCCCAGTGAGACTGAGGGTCACTGCTGAGGCCCAAAGCCCTGCTGAGGTCACTCCTAACAGTGTTGACAGGGCAGGCCAGTGGATCAGCAACTCTCTGTGGCGAGAG CCTGTAGGCACTCCTCCGGGCTCCGCCAAACTGGTGCAGCCATCTGCCGCGTCCCGTCTGCGGCACCTGCAGCAGAGCAGCCTGGAGCGCAGGAGCAGGAAACAGCAGGAGGAATTCCCAAAGCTCCAGCAGGGTCAGCAGCAG